The proteins below are encoded in one region of Phaseolus vulgaris cultivar G19833 chromosome 1, P. vulgaris v2.0, whole genome shotgun sequence:
- the LOC137815736 gene encoding uncharacterized protein has translation MKADAAKVENLEKRSADREVLLGKVEKERDDAVDELAKAREENKRTAAELAQARDEGKKVAEDLAQARGETEELKKRADELKQQTEELKQQTEELEQSSAQVLAAGFDAALEQVACQYPELDLSMMSICNEVVDGKIVPSED, from the coding sequence ATGaaagcggatgcagccaaggtagagaaccttgaaaaaaggtcggctgatcgggaggttctccttggaaaggtcgagaaggagagggacgacgccGTGGATGAGCTCGCCAAGGCTCGAGAGGAAAACAAGAGAactgctgcagagctggcccaggcgcgggacgaaggcaagaaggttgctgaagaccttgctcaagctcgtggggaaactgaagaactgaagaaacgagctgacgagctgaagcaACAAACCGAGGAGCTCAAGCAGCAAAccgaagagctcgagcaaagctccgcccaagtccttgccgccgggttcgacgccgccTTGGAGCAAGTCGCTTGCcagtaccccgagctcgacctctccatgatGTCAAtatgcaacgaagtggtggatgggaagatcgttccttctgaagattaa